Below is a window of Haloterrigena alkaliphila DNA.
CGAGCAACCGTTCCGCGCGGTCGGTCACGGAGGGCGCGACCAGAATCCCGCGGACGTCGGCGTCGGCGTGGAGGTCCCGCGTCAGGGCGTCGACGTAGCGCCGGAGCTGGCTCACCGCGTCCGGCCCGACGCGGCGGCGCTTGAGTTCGACGACGACCGTTCGGCCCGCCGAATCCTCGCCGTAGATGTCGACGGCCCCGGCGGGCGTCGCTCGTTCCGTCGCAAGCGGCGTGAAGCCGGGTTCGAGCAGGGCGGGTTCCTCGAGGAGGCGCTGGCGGAGATCCTCCTCCGTCCCCGAGAGGGCGAGTTCGTTCTCGTCGGTGCCCGAGAACGTCGAGACCTGCAGGACGCGCTGGAAGCGGACCAGCAGCCGCTCGTCGGGGTTCGACCGGAGGCTCTCGAGGACGAGCGCGTCCGTTCCGTCGTCGTCTCCGGCGCCGTCGTTGTCTTCGTCTCCGTCAACCGCTCCCGCGCGGTCGCAGTAGACGTCGTGCTCGCAGCCCGGGGGCTGCCAGTTGACCGGCTGCTGGCCCTCGTCGGTGTGGACCAGCGCCGCCCCGTCGGGTTTGAGCATGACGTGGCGGTCGCCGGCCTCGAGTACGCTCGAGGCTCGCCCCTCGTAGTCGACGGTGCAGCGGCCGAAGACGGTCACGAGCGCCTCGCGCTCGATGCCGTCGGCGATGGCCTCGCGGGCGTCCTCGAGGGCGGGTCGCTCGAGGGTTACCGCGTGCGGGGACTGTTGTGTCGGTGTCCCGGAAGTCACTGCGTTTGCGTAGCCCTCGCGCGAATAAAAGCGGCCCGGACCGGTGATCCGAACCGCTTCTCGGGGGTGCGTGCTCGCCACCGATGCGCGACCGAGTGGTAGCGGTTGTCAAAAACGCTTATCTTCGGGGATCTATGCGTACGAGTCGAATGACGAACGGTCACGACCGCCGCCGATTCATCCAGATCGCCGGCACTGGTGCCGCTGCATCGCTCGCCGGCTGTGCGCAACTCGACTCGCTAATGCAGTCCGACGGCGACTCGAGCGACGCGGTCACGGTCGCGGTGGCTCCGGACCGGGAGGAGATGCAGGCTCTCAACGAGGAGATTCAATCGGAGGTCGAGAACGGCAATCTCAGCCGTCAGGAGGCCCAGCAGCGGATGGTATCGGAGCAGCAAAATCTGACCGAAGCGGCCGCGACGGAGTTCGAGGAGTCGGCCGACGGCAGCGATATCTCGATCGAGGACGCCGAGACGCAGTACGGCCTCTTCCGCGTCACCGGCTCCGACGAAGCGATCATGAGCGCGCTTCGATCGGGCGAGATCAGCGGCATCTATCCCGGCGACCAGTACGACGCGTTCGTCCGGCGACAGGAACAACAGGCCCAGCGCCGGCAGATGCTCCAGGAACGGCAGCAACAGGCGGAGCAACAGGAGAACGGTACCGAAACCGAGTCGGGTCCCGGAAACGAGACGGGCGATTCGGACGGCGGGAACGAGACCGAGAACTCGAGCGACGGAAACGTGACCGCCGAGTAACTCGAGGCGCGCGTTCCGGCGTCGATGTCTCGAACCGTCGATGCCTCAATGCCTCGATCCGTCGATCCGCTATCGGTCGACGCCGAACGGACTCTCGCGCTCGGTCCAGTTCCAGCCCGGCAAGCGCTCCTGGAAGCCGGCCGCCAGCGCCGCCTCGCAGTCGTCGACGCCCGCATTCTCGTCTTCCTCGCCGTGGACTCGCAGGTCGGCGTAGTGAAACGTCGCCTCGCCGAGGGTCCGCAGCGGCTGCTCGCCGGCGATGGTCGCGGCCAGTTCTCGCCCGAGGATCTCGTCGACGACGAAGCCCGGGTAATCGCCCTCGACGTCGAGTTCGCGGAGGATCGCGACCAGCGCGGCGACGTTGACCGCCAGATCGCCGTCGACGAAGACGTCGTCCACCGCCGCGACGTACTGCGCCTCCGTGACGTGGTCGACGTCGGTATCGAAGATCTCGCCGAGATCGTCGCGGACGCGATTGACGAGCGGAACGACCGTCTCGGCTCGGTTCGCGACCCAATCTCGCTCCGTCACGACGCGTTCGTGCGTGAGGTGCATACCCCCAGTTCGCGGTCGACGGCCCTGATTTTTGCGAAGGCTTATATACGACGCAAAGAATAGCGTCCGATAAGCGGGTTCTCCCTGGAATCTTCCCGCACGAACCAGGACAACCGACGGGAGCGTATTCGTCGCGAGACGGTCTCACACGGATGATCCGGACTACGAGACGTTTGTCGTCGTCCCACGTGGGCGACGCGACACACCGATATCGCCGGTACGATGGAGTGCGGCCGACCGTCGAATCGTCTCGTCCACCGGCGTCCGTGAGAACCGGCCCGACACGTTCGCTCTCCGGCGGCGAGTTCACGCAAGCCACAATCGGCGACCTATGAGTACTGTAGAGCAGCAACTCGACGATTTGAAAGCACAGATCACGAGCGAGTTACCGAGCGATATCTCGGTTTCCTCGGTGAAATACGAAGGCCCCGAAGTGGTCGTCTACACGCGCGATCCGAAGAAGTTCGCGCGACAGGGCGACCTCATCCGGCAACTCGCCAGCAAACTCCGCAAGCGGATCACCGTCCGCCCGGACCCGAGCGTTCTCTCGCGGCCCGACGAGGCCCGCGAGGAGATCATGAACGTCATCCCCGAGAACGCCGGCGTCACCGACCTGGACTTCCACGCCGACACCGGCGAGGTCGTCATCGAGGCCGAAAAGCCCGGCATGGTCATCGGCCGCCACGGGTCGACGCTTCGGGAAATCACCAAGAACGTGGGCTGGACGCCCGAAGTCGTCCGCACGCCACCGATCGAGTCCTCGACGGTCTCGAACGTCCGGAGCTTCCTCAAGCAGGAACGCGACGAGCGACGGGACATCCTCGAGAAAGTCGGCCGGCAGATCCACCGCGAGGAGATGTCCGACGACGAGTACGTCCGCATCTCCACGCTGGGCTGTTGTCGCGAAGTCGGTCGAGCCTCCTTCATCCTCTCGACGCCGGAGACGCGCATCCTCATCGACTGCGGCGACAAGCCCGGTGCCGAGGGCGAGGTTCCCTACCTCCACGCGCCCGAGGCATTCGGCGCGGGTCCACAGACCATCGACGCCGTGGTCCTCACCCACGCCCACCTCGACCACTCCGCGCTGATTCCCCTCCTGTTCAAGTACGGCTACGACGGGCCGATTTACTGTACCGAACCCACTCGAGACCTGATGGGGCTGCTGACGCTGGACTACCTCGACGTCGCCGCCAAGGAGGGCCGCACCCCGCCCTACGAGTCCGAACAGGTCCGCGAGGCGATCAAGCACACCATCCCGCTCGAGTACGGCGACGTCACGGACATCGCGCCGGACGTCAAACTCACCTTCCACAACGCGGGTCACATCCTCGGTTCGGCCGTCTCGCACTTCCACATCGGTGACGGCCTCTACAACGTCGCCTTCTCCGGCGACATCCACTACGAGGACACCCGGCTGTTCAACGGCGCGGTCAACGACTTCCCGCGCGTCGAGACGCTCGTCCTCGAGTCGACCTACGGCGGGCGCAACGACTACCAGACCGATCAGGACGACTCAGAGCGCACGCTCAAGGAGGTCATCAGCGAGACCACCGAACGCGGCGGCAAGGTCGTCATCCCCGCGTTCGCGGTGGGCCGCTCGCAGGAGATCATGCTCGTCTTGGAGGAGGCGATGCGAAAGGGCGAGATCCCCCGCGTTCCAGTCCACTTGGACGGGATGATCTGGGAGGCGACGGCGATCCACACGACCTACCCCGAGTACCTCCGCGACGACCTGCGCGACCGGATCTTCCACGATGACGAGAACCCCTTCCTCGCCGAGGAGTTCAATCACATCGACGGCGGCGAGGAGGAACGCCAGGACGTCGCCGACGGCGACTCCTGTATCATCCTCTCGACCTCGGGGATGGTCGAGGGCGGCCCGATCATGTCTTGGCTCGGCCACATCGGCCCGGATCCGGAGTCGACGCTGGTCTTCGTCGGCTACCAGGCCCAGGGGACCCTCGGCCGACGCATTCAAAATGGCTGGGACGAGATCCCCACCAGCGAGGTCGGCGCCATGGGCGACAACAACTCTCGGGGCACCCTCTCGCTGAACATGGACGTCGAGACCGTCGACGGCTTCTCCGGCCACGCCGACCGCGCCGGCCTCGAGAACTTCGTCAAGACGATGAATCCGCGCCCCGAGAAGGTGCTCTGCGTCCACGGCGACGAGCGCTCCGTCCAGGACCTCTCCTCGGCGCTGTACCACGACTACAACATGCGGACGTTCGCGCCGAAGAACCTCGAGACCTTCCGCTTCTTGTAAAGCCGTCGGCGAGCCCTGGCGGGCTCGTTCCGCGGCTTCGCCGTCTTCTCGCGGGCTTTACCCGCTCGAACGGTCCGTGGAGCGTTGCTCCACGCGACTCCACCTCGAGGTCGCTTCGCGACCTCGCATCGCTCGCCCGTTACGATTCTACCGGAGCGCCGGCGGCGCTCCGGTCGCCCGGAAATCTTCGATTTCCGCAGGCCACCAGGCACAGCCGTGGCGCGGCGCGCGGATCCGCGCGCCGCGCGAGAGCCTGCCCTCCCCCGTGACTCGAGCGCGCGCTCTCATTTCGAGTCGCGCGCTCGAGTCGGCCACCGCGCTGTGGCAGGCCGATCTCGTGAAGCCCTTTGGCTGATCGGGTTCAGTGACGCCTACTCGAGTGTTCTGCTGCGTCGGGAGAATCGTGATCGGCGAGGGTCGATCAGGAGAGTTGCTTCGAGAGCCAGTCCAGGTTCGTCGCGATCGTCGCGATCACGATCGCACCGATCGAGATGAGGATGAGGAACGTCGAGACGACGCTCACCATCGGATCCAGCGACTGTCGCAGCGCTTGCCAGGCCACGACCGGGATCGTCTCCGTGCCGTGGCTCGAGAGGAACAGCGCCATCACGAACTCCTGGAGGCTGACGATGAACGCGAGCAGCGCGCCGACGAAGATCCCGTGTTTGACGTTCGGGAGGACGGCGTAGACGAACGACTGAATCGGCCCCGCGCCGAGGTCCCTCGCGGCGTCGAGCAGTTGCCAGTCGAACCGGCTGAAGACGGACCGCATCACGAAGTAGACGAGCGGCGTCGCCCACAGCGTGTGCGCGAGGATGATGCTCAGGTAGGAGGCGTCCAGCCCGGCCCTGACGAAGTAGACGCGCATCGAGATCCCGAGAATGATCGGCGGGATCAGCAGCGGGACGAGGACGAGGGGCGCGAGCAGCTGCCCGGCCCGGCCGTCGTCGAGTTCGTGCCCGAACGCCGCCGTGACGCCCAGCGTCGTCGCGACGACCGTCGTCCCGACGCCGACGAGGAGGCTGTTGTCGAACGCCGACATCCAGCGCGTTTCCTCGAGGAACGAGCGGTAGTGGACCAGCGAGTAGCTCTCGGGCGGAAAGGCGAGATTGCCCGACTCAGCGAAGGAGGTCACGACGACCACGACGAGGGGCAACAGCATGAACGTCAGGATCGCCAGATAGCCCGCTCGGAACAGGGCGTTCTCGAGGGTCTCTCTACGCATACTCCATCTCACCTCCGAAGCGGCCGAGCGCGACGGTGAGAACGGCAACGCTCACGAGCATCAACACCAGCATGACGACCGAGTACGCGGTCGCGATCTCCCACTGGAGGTTCGACAGCAACCGCTTCTCGACTTCGATCGCGAACGCCTGGTCCCGCGCACCGAGGAGCCCCGGTGCGGCGTACGCGCCGACGCTCCAGGCGAAGGAGATCACCGTCGCGACGATGATCCCGGGCATCGCCTGGGGGACGACGACCTCGAGGAACGAGCGCGGACGGCTCGCTCCGAGGTCGCGAGCGGCCTCGACGAGCCCCCAGTCCATCGTCGACAGGACGCTGTAGATCGCCAGGACGGCGTAGGGCAGGACGATGTAGACCTGACCGACGATCACGCCGACCGTTCCGGGGGCGAACTGGATCGGCTCCGAGACGAGATTCAGCCCCAGGAGCACGTCGTTGAGCGTTCCGTTCGGCGAGAGCAGCGGTCGGAACGCGTAGGTCTTGATCACGAGCGTCGTCAACAGGGGCAGGACGACCGAGAACAGCAGTGCCGACTTGACCAGCCCCTCGGCTCGCCGGATCGCGTAGGCGTAAAACAGCGCGACCACGACCGTGATCGCCGTGGCCGCCAGCCCCAGTTTGAACGAATAGATGATGGGCTCGAGCAACACGCCGTTGGTGAACACCTCGACGTAGCCGTCCACCGACCAGGTCCCCTCGGCGTAGCGAAGGTCGGACGACCCGCCGGTGAGGCTGATCCGCAGCAGGATCAGGAACGGGGCGACGAAGAGCAGCAACTCGAAGACCAGTAGCGGGGCCATCAGCAACAGCGCCCGCTTCGAGCGCGACCGCTTCCGGAGCGGTTCCCAGAGCCGAGCGATCGGCGCCGGCAGCGACGATTGCGTTCCCGACATCGTTAGAGGTCGACCCTCGAGCCGTCGTCGCGGAACGCGAGGACGTCCGCGCCGTCCCAGCTAATCCCGATCTCGTCGCCGGCCTCGAACTCGCCGGAGTCCGAGACGGTACGTTCGGCGAACACCGACGTTCCCTCGACGTCGACGGAGTACCGAACCGTCGATCCCCGATAGAGGACGTTCTCGACCGTGCCGACGACGAAATTCGTCGTACTTCCGTCGGCGCGAACGGCCTGGGTCGCCGCCTCGCCGTCGGCGTCCGCCGCCGATTCGATCGAGAGGGCCTCGGGACGGAGCGAGAGGACCACCGAATCGCCCTCGGCGAGCGCGTCCGCGCCGCCGTTCGTCGTCGGAATGACGACCTCCCGTCCCAGCTCCGTGTCGACGCGGACCGAGTCCGCCGTCGTCCGCTCGACCGTCCCCTCGACGAAGTTCGTATCGCCGAGGAAGCCCTCGATGAATCGGTTCTTCGGATTCTGGTAGACCTCGTTCGGCTCGCCGACCTGGACCAGCTTCCCGTCGGCCATGATGCCGATCCGATCGGCGAGGGTGAACGCCTCGTCCTGATCGTGCGTGACGTGGACGAACGTCTCCTCGAGGTCCGCGTGGATCTCGCGGAGTTCGATCTGCATGTCCTCGCTGAGTCGCTTGTCGAGGTTCGACAGCGGCTCGTCGAGCAACAACACGTCGGGGTTGACGGCGAGGGCTCGTGCGAGTGCGACGCGCTGTTTCTGCCCGCCGCTCAGGTTCATCGGATCGTCGTCGGCGTACTCCTCCATTCGGACGCGCTCGAGCATCGTTCGCGCCTGCTCTCGGCGTTCCGCCTTCTCGACGCCCTGCATCTTCAGCCCGAACGCGACGTTCTCGAGCACCGTCTTGTGGGGGAACAGCGCCCAGTCCTGGAAGACGGTCGCAGTCGTGCGCTCGTAGGCCGGCCGATCGGTCACGTCCTCGTCGTCGATGCGAATTTCGCCGTCCGTCGGCGTCTCGAGGCCGGCGAGCATCCGCAGCGTCGTGGACTTGCCGCTGCCGCTGGGGCCGAGCAGGCAGAGCAGTTCGCCGTCGTCGATCGTCACCGAGACGTCTTCGACGGCGAGTTCGTCTCCGTACCGTTTCTCGAGTCCGGCAAGCGTGATTTCAGACATGTATGAATAGCGGTGGGTCCGTCAGGAGTTGCGCTGGATCTCGCTGAACGCGTCGGAGAGGTCGCCGCTGTGGTCGGCGAGGAACTCCCAGTCCGGGAAGGCGATGTTCGACGCTTCCTCGCTGTTGCTCGGCAGGTCGTCGGCGAGGTCGCCGGCGTACTCGGTGTTCTCGTTACAGAACAGAGTGGGCATCTCCTCGGACCACGCCGTCTGGACCTCCGAGTCCATGAGGAAGTTGATGAACTCCTCGGCCCGGTCGCGCTTGTCGGTGCCCTTGACGACGCACCAGTGGTTCAGGTAGCCGGTCGTCTCCTCCGGCATCGTGTGGGTCAGCCCGTCGTAGTCGTCGATGTCGTACTCCGTCTGCTCGTAGTACCACTGGGCGACGTCGATGACGTCGTTGCGGAAGGCCTGCCAGATGTCCTCGCCGGAGCTGGCCCAGCTGGTGATCGGCCAGTTCCGGACCGTTTCGAGGACGTCGTCGTGCAGGTCGGCGTCGTGCATCTCCTCGCCGAGTTCCGCCTCGTCCATCCCGACGGCGGCGGCGTACACCGGGAACCACCAGAAGCCGGTGTCGACGCCGATCCCGTTGCTCTCCTGGACGGCCGGCGCAGAGAGGTCGCTCCACGATTCGAATTCGAAGTCCACGTTCTCGCGGTGGACGATGGTACAGGGCGCGCCGTCGACCGGCATCCCGTACTCCGTGCTCCGGAACTCGGAGTAGTAATCGATGAGTTCGTCGGCGTTGGGGACGTTCTCCGTCCTGATCTCGTGGAAGAGATCGTCCTGTCGGCCGAGGTAGTAGAAGTTCCCCTCCGTGATGGTGACGTCGTACGGCGGGTCGCCGTCCGGGGCCGTCTGGATGTTGGTGAGGATGTCGTTCCAGCCGCGTTCGATCTGGATCTCCGCATCGAACTCCTCTTCGTATTTCGGGACGACCGATTCCTCGAACCGGTCGGCGTAGTTCCCGCTCCAGACGCTGACGCGGAGCGGATCGCCACCCCCACTCGAGAGCAGTTCCGTACAGCCGGCGAGGGCGGTCGCCGACCCGACCGCTGTCGTCGTC
It encodes the following:
- the nucS gene encoding endonuclease NucS produces the protein MTSGTPTQQSPHAVTLERPALEDAREAIADGIEREALVTVFGRCTVDYEGRASSVLEAGDRHVMLKPDGAALVHTDEGQQPVNWQPPGCEHDVYCDRAGAVDGDEDNDGAGDDDGTDALVLESLRSNPDERLLVRFQRVLQVSTFSGTDENELALSGTEEDLRQRLLEEPALLEPGFTPLATERATPAGAVDIYGEDSAGRTVVVELKRRRVGPDAVSQLRRYVDALTRDLHADADVRGILVAPSVTDRAERLLGEHGLEFVSLEPTDG
- a CDS encoding beta-CASP ribonuclease aCPSF1; amino-acid sequence: MSTVEQQLDDLKAQITSELPSDISVSSVKYEGPEVVVYTRDPKKFARQGDLIRQLASKLRKRITVRPDPSVLSRPDEAREEIMNVIPENAGVTDLDFHADTGEVVIEAEKPGMVIGRHGSTLREITKNVGWTPEVVRTPPIESSTVSNVRSFLKQERDERRDILEKVGRQIHREEMSDDEYVRISTLGCCREVGRASFILSTPETRILIDCGDKPGAEGEVPYLHAPEAFGAGPQTIDAVVLTHAHLDHSALIPLLFKYGYDGPIYCTEPTRDLMGLLTLDYLDVAAKEGRTPPYESEQVREAIKHTIPLEYGDVTDIAPDVKLTFHNAGHILGSAVSHFHIGDGLYNVAFSGDIHYEDTRLFNGAVNDFPRVETLVLESTYGGRNDYQTDQDDSERTLKEVISETTERGGKVVIPAFAVGRSQEIMLVLEEAMRKGEIPRVPVHLDGMIWEATAIHTTYPEYLRDDLRDRIFHDDENPFLAEEFNHIDGGEEERQDVADGDSCIILSTSGMVEGGPIMSWLGHIGPDPESTLVFVGYQAQGTLGRRIQNGWDEIPTSEVGAMGDNNSRGTLSLNMDVETVDGFSGHADRAGLENFVKTMNPRPEKVLCVHGDERSVQDLSSALYHDYNMRTFAPKNLETFRFL
- a CDS encoding ABC transporter permease — protein: MRRETLENALFRAGYLAILTFMLLPLVVVVVTSFAESGNLAFPPESYSLVHYRSFLEETRWMSAFDNSLLVGVGTTVVATTLGVTAAFGHELDDGRAGQLLAPLVLVPLLIPPIILGISMRVYFVRAGLDASYLSIILAHTLWATPLVYFVMRSVFSRFDWQLLDAARDLGAGPIQSFVYAVLPNVKHGIFVGALLAFIVSLQEFVMALFLSSHGTETIPVVAWQALRQSLDPMVSVVSTFLILISIGAIVIATIATNLDWLSKQLS
- a CDS encoding ABC transporter permease → MSGTQSSLPAPIARLWEPLRKRSRSKRALLLMAPLLVFELLLFVAPFLILLRISLTGGSSDLRYAEGTWSVDGYVEVFTNGVLLEPIIYSFKLGLAATAITVVVALFYAYAIRRAEGLVKSALLFSVVLPLLTTLVIKTYAFRPLLSPNGTLNDVLLGLNLVSEPIQFAPGTVGVIVGQVYIVLPYAVLAIYSVLSTMDWGLVEAARDLGASRPRSFLEVVVPQAMPGIIVATVISFAWSVGAYAAPGLLGARDQAFAIEVEKRLLSNLQWEIATAYSVVMLVLMLVSVAVLTVALGRFGGEMEYA
- a CDS encoding ABC transporter ATP-binding protein: MSEITLAGLEKRYGDELAVEDVSVTIDDGELLCLLGPSGSGKSTTLRMLAGLETPTDGEIRIDDEDVTDRPAYERTTATVFQDWALFPHKTVLENVAFGLKMQGVEKAERREQARTMLERVRMEEYADDDPMNLSGGQKQRVALARALAVNPDVLLLDEPLSNLDKRLSEDMQIELREIHADLEETFVHVTHDQDEAFTLADRIGIMADGKLVQVGEPNEVYQNPKNRFIEGFLGDTNFVEGTVERTTADSVRVDTELGREVVIPTTNGGADALAEGDSVVLSLRPEALSIESAADADGEAATQAVRADGSTTNFVVGTVENVLYRGSTVRYSVDVEGTSVFAERTVSDSGEFEAGDEIGISWDGADVLAFRDDGSRVDL
- a CDS encoding ABC transporter substrate-binding protein yields the protein MAADPDRVAETSESATEPTTDTERSSVSRRRLLTTTAVGSATALAGCTELLSSGGGDPLRVSVWSGNYADRFEESVVPKYEEEFDAEIQIERGWNDILTNIQTAPDGDPPYDVTITEGNFYYLGRQDDLFHEIRTENVPNADELIDYYSEFRSTEYGMPVDGAPCTIVHRENVDFEFESWSDLSAPAVQESNGIGVDTGFWWFPVYAAAVGMDEAELGEEMHDADLHDDVLETVRNWPITSWASSGEDIWQAFRNDVIDVAQWYYEQTEYDIDDYDGLTHTMPEETTGYLNHWCVVKGTDKRDRAEEFINFLMDSEVQTAWSEEMPTLFCNENTEYAGDLADDLPSNSEEASNIAFPDWEFLADHSGDLSDAFSEIQRNS